The Numenius arquata chromosome 6, bNumArq3.hap1.1, whole genome shotgun sequence sequence GGAATTTGCAGCTGGgagatttttttaagcagaagatgGTGTCTTTGTGTTTAATAGCCATGGATGAATCCCTTTTTGACCTCATGTAATCTTTGGACAGTAGCAACTTCCTGAAGCAAGTAGTTTCACAGCTTACCTGTGTGCTGTGTGGAGAAGCAGCTCCTTTTGTTTTATGGATGTGGCACCTTCTAATTTGATTTTGTGACCCTGcctttcatttaagaaaatatataccATGATTCCCTGCTCACCTTCTCCACACCACTTAAGATTTTACAAATCTTTCAGAGAAGTGTCCACAGTGTGGAACTTTCCTTTGGAAGATTTTCTCCTTTGTATACGTGAAGGCAAAGCAAGCTAACCACGGCCTTTTATGTTAACTTTCTTGATAGAGCATTGTTTGACTCCTAAGAAGGTGGGTTGGTGTCGGGGATCTTTTCCACGTTGGTTTTATAACCCAAGCCTTCAGCAGTGTGAGGAGTTCATTTTTGGTGGCTGCAAGGCCAACAAGAATAACTACTTACGGGAAGAGGAGTGTCAACTCGCCTGCAAGAATGTTAGAGGTGAGTCTGCTTCAAAAATCAGCCCTCTCTTTCTCATGGGATTGGGATGACCCTGTGGGCAGGTACTGCAGCTTCTTGGCTGGCAGCTAGTTAGAGCCCAGAGAGCTGAGGAGACCAGGCTAATTATGAATGGGGAGTCCTAGTCTCACACTGCCAACATATTTGACCCAGCTCTTGGAGCACTGCTCCCCTGGTCAGTGTCCCTGCCTGCAGAAACCCTCACCAAATCTTCGTGTCACATCTGAAACCTAAATCCAGAGAGTGGCATTCTGCTGAGGGGGAGCCAGAAGTGCTTCACtcccaaaattaaattaaacttctCCCTTGGCACCCTTTCAGCCAAGCTTGAGAATGACTGAGTGCTACCTCAGATAAATGGGCTGAGCCTCTGCCAGGACCTTTGTGGTGCACAGCTTAAGGAGGAGGCAAAAGCCTTGGAAAAGAAGGACCGTTTGGGCACAGTCTGGCTAGTGGTGGGAAATTCCCCTGTGCTCCTCCAGGCCTGCCTTGCGTGGGTACTACTCATCTGGGGTCTCTGAGTGGTGGACACCTGTCTTTCACATCCCTAAACCCTGCAGGGCTGGCTTCCGGGGAATATGCACTTCTTAGTTGAGATATGAAGGCAATATAAAGCTGATCTTGAGCTGACAAAATGACGGGgtggtaaatttattttatttttccccttgtctCTCTAGGTTCTGTTGGTGGGCGACAGCAGCCAGGTGAGCCTCCTGTCCCGCTGTGTAACCCTGCTGTGAGCTCAGGCTCGGTGTCTCACATCCATTCCTGTGGCTTTTGATTAGCACTCAGTCAGCGTGGAAAGTGAGGCACCGGAGACTAATTTCTCTACCAAGCCTTTCACTTTCTGTCATAGGACAATTTAGGTTGGGAatcacctctggaggtcatctggtccaacccactactcaaagcagggccagctttgAGTCACACCAGGTTGCACAGGACTGCATCCAGTCCAGTTTTGGGTATCTCTGAGGAAGGAAATGTTACCcattctctggacaacctgtgccagtgtttgatgACCCTTGTTAGAATTTTGTTCCCTTGATATCGAGTCACTTTCCCTCGCTGCACCTTGTGTCTGTCACTGCTCATCCTATTGCTGTGAACCTCCAAAATGAGGCTGTCTCTGTCTTTTCCATAACCTCATGCTAGTTCTTGTGCTCCAGCCTCTTGCTGAGTCTCTGCTGGATTCATTCCAGTATGCCAGTGTCTTTTGtgcactggggagctcagaactgggaACAAGACTCAGCACTTGGGACCACCTCTGGAGCAGAGGGAATAACTGCTCTTTCCGTTGGCTCTCACAACCTGGTGTGCAGGATTCAGTTTGGCtttcctaatttaaccccccatGCTTGGGCAGTGTCTCCAGATTCTTCTTCAGTAGCTCATTCTTGCTTCCACCTTCTGTGTACTTGTTTTTTGAGAGGAAGCGTGGCTGTTCCCAGAGCAATGTTTTGTTTataaacaaggaattcattttttctttttttttttgagtccagGGTGGCACTCGAGAGACCTTAAGCAATCTGTCTTGTTTCTTGTTTGCCAGCCCTATCAGCAGCTTTTAAGTCCTTCATAAAGCATCTGTGTGGCAGGGAGAAAGCTCATTAATATTCATTCTGTCATCTGAACTGTTTCTGATGCAGTGTGCAATGGGAACTGTCAGGCCCCCTTCTTCAGATGCAAGGATGGCTGCTGCATTGATGCCTATCTGGAGTGTGATGAAACTCTCGACTGTGCTGATGGCTCAGACGAAATGTATTGCGAGCAATGTAAGTACTCCAAATTCTGCCTTAGACAACTTAGTGTCTGCCCAGAGATGAGTGCAGTGTAAGTTACAGGTGTTGACTCAATGCTTTTTGGTGCCTTCTGTTCTTATCGCCTGACCCTGCGTTACCTCTTTCCGCAGTATTACATTTGCAGGTTCTGCCATCTCCCATATCTCTGCTGACTGCAAGAGCTCATCTTCCCTCTGAGATGTTGCCTGCCTCTTAAATACCCTTCGACTCTCTTCTCTGCACCTGTCTGTAAGACTTCGGAGcctgtcctcccctccccttccaatATTTTTCTCACTGAATGACCTTACCTGCTCTCCTAGAGCTGGGAGATGGGAAATGAAACCATGATTTCTCCCAGCCTGCCCAGTGTCACAGTCCCCTTAACATCCTGATGTGATGCTAATGAAAATGCACAGTGGAGAGCTGCCCAAGTCTGTaatcccttctccctcctgccctctctccgtccctttctccctccctccctctttccctcttctgACAGTATTCCCATAATCTCTTTCCTATATGTGggtgttttgctgcctttttagGTTGCAAGCATACGATTCATCTCTCTTGCCCTATCTTATATCCTACATTAGTGGCCTTTCACACTTCTTAAAACCTGGGGTGACAGCAGTTTCCCCATactttttgatggaaaaaaagacCCCTAAGAATGTTTTCCTTAGTTTTGTCTCTGTGTTTGTGGAATGGACATTTAGAATAGTTTCTCATTACTACATTTTTCCCATGTTCCTCTCATAGCTTTGAGATCTTTAAGAACCTCAAATTACATCTCCCTTTCCCTGGCTTGTGATAGCAAAGGAATGTACAGGAAAGCCCTGCCTGCCCATGTCTGCATGGATGGAGGCATTTCTTCTGTATTCAACTTGTGAGAGAAGTTTTAACGTGAAATGTTTCTCTCGCAGATGCTCGTGAGTTCAACAGACTGCAGAAAATCAATGTCACGCGTAAGCAAGGTACGTACCGTCCAGATCACCGAGGCTGATTTCTaccagcttttgttttttcttcagtctgttgCTTCATGGTAAAAATGCTTCCCTGTATAGTTCCAAAAACGGGTGTAGCATCTGGGCAGTCCCTGTAGTAAAAATGACCTTGAGGACAGCTGTTTATAGCAGGCTTTCACTCTCCTGCCTAAACTTTTTCCACCCAAGCGGGTCTCAAGCCTATTGCCTGTTGGGCACCCGCCCGGTACAAAACCCTGCAGCACTTTTTCTGGAAATAGTGCAAACCAAAGCCATGTGGGGGACACAACAAAGGCATAATACAAGTAAACATATGCTTGTGCTCGATCCCACACCTTTGCCTTGTTTGTGCTAGGGTTGATGGTGGCACTGTCACTGGGCTAAAACAGTATATCCCAAGTCAGCTCAAATGCAGCTTGCTTGTAAGGGAGAGCCGAGCTGAACTGTGGTTTCTGTGTGTCCGGGCTCTTCATGTTCCCTTCTGCCTCCTGAGGAGGACAAGTTATTTCTGCAGGGGACTGAATCCAAGGTCTAGCACGACTGCATGTTCTGATATTCCATTTTCCTCCTTGCTAGCTGGGTTTGTGGACAGGTGGCAGCTCACCTTGGCAATGCCAGTTTGAGCAGCTGGCAACTGGGCAGTGGGGACCCAAGAGCCATGGATTCCCTCTGCCGTGGTGCTTGTCCTCTTCTGTTGTGAGCAGAAAATGTTGCTGTTCTGGGAACGCGCTGCCTGGGCTTAGAGTACCTCTCCCTTGCTTTGCCAGGTCACTGCGTGGACTTGCCTGATACTGGACAGTGCACCGAGAGCATCCCCCGCTGGTACTATAACCCATTCTCTGAGAAATGTGACCCCTTCACCTACGGGGGCTGCGGTGGCAACAACAACAActttgaaaaagaggaagagtgCATGAAATCATGTTCAGGCATCACAAGTAAGCAGACATCGCGAGGGCTGGAGTTTTACTAATGTATGCATCCCTCACTTCAGAGCACTGGAAATATGCTCCTCAGAAACCTGTCTTATCCCATGTTCCAAACCTTCTttgtaaaatttttttcccccctctctgttCCCAATTCAGAAGCAGATGCTATTggccggagatgggaaatgtTTGAGCCCCAAAGCGCTATGTTAAGTGAGTAACAGTTTTTCCTACAGATCTTGCTTGTTGTTTTTACCCtgtcctgaaaaatattttgtgtttccttGCAAATAATAGCCTTCTCCCACCCCACTTCTGAAGCCGAGGGAGCAGTGTGGGATTTGTGGGATGCTAGCAGTGGCAAGAGATGCTTCTGTGCATCTGTGGTCCAGTTTCTCCTTTGTCTCTGACTCAGTAGCTCACATCAGAGGCTCTTGATTTTCCTTCCATCAACTTGCATGAATGGTCCACTGTTCAACATCAAAAAATGGCAAGTAAAATTCTTCCTAAGGACCAGGTTCAGATAAGGGCCACTAACTTCTGCAAGAAAGAAGGCCCAAGTGGGCATATGAATAATGTTGGGCGCTAGACCATGGGGAAATCTGATAACCCTATACACCCTCTCTACAACTGTAAAGAACATCAATACTATTGAATTACAAGTTCTTAAAAGAATATGACATTAAGGTTAGTGTCCTTTCACCACAGAGCTGTATGGCTTCTTTCTTCAGTAGAGAACTGCAATTTTAGACTTTGTTCTTCAACCCTAGAGATTGATTTAATCTTCAAATTCACACCAGTTCTCAAATGCATCATGTTTGACTGTCTCCACTGATGATGCGGGAATTTGGTTGGCTATGGAAGACCAAGTGCTCACAGCACTGCTGCGAGCTCTCTCCCCACAAACTCAGCCTGTCCTCCATAGCTGACTCCCACAGCGTTATCCCAAGCAGGAGGTGCTTTCTGCGACCACCCCTTGGTGGCCTCCATGTTGACATAATGAAGGAAGGCCAGCGTTTCAGAAGGGCTGGATATTCATGGGACTGTCAAATGCCCAAGCCTGCCGAAGTCACCGAATAGCCTTTAGAGGGCGTGGTGCATCTGGGAAATGATGGGAACCATAATTAGGGAGAGACAGGCTGGCTATACCCTGGCCATTCCCTTATGCCATGCGGTTGCCTCCTTTCTTCTTTGCCCAGTTGTGCAATGACCACCCCACTGTCAGGCCAGCTATTGCCCACCTCTTCTCTTTACCAGCACAGCTTCTGCAGTGATGACTTGTTCTTGCTTCTTCCTGACTGCTCCTGCTGCATCAGAGCTCGTGGAGCTGCTCTTCTAACCTGTTGATGTATCCCCGGCAGGTGCCTTTGAGGTAGTGATTGCTGTGCTCCTTGGGATCTGCATCATGGTGGTCCTGGCGATCATCGGCTACTTCTTCCTGAAGAACAGGAAGAAGAACAGCCGCCGCCGTCAGCCGACCACTGCTACCAACTCAACCCTCTCCACCACAGAGGACACTGAGCATCTGTTCTACAGCAGCACCACCAAACCTGTCTGACCTacagcctctctctctccagcccagcactggggcACTCCCCAAAGCTTCTGGAGTTCCTTTTTCAGACACAGGCCTGTGCCTGAAGGACTCATTCTCTTCGAAGACATTTGTAGCATCAGGCCAAGATCTAGCCATGATTTGGCATTACTAGTGTTTGTGATTGTCTTGGCTAAATGGCTGCTCTGGGAAAGTGAGGATCTGGGAGCGTTTTGATGCTCTCTGATGTCTATCCCTTCCTAACTTCAAACAGTCCAGTGAAACTCTGAATTACATATTTCTTCCTGCTCAAACCCAGAGCACAACTCCGCTCAACTTACTGAAGGACCCCGGGACTCGATCTGTGTAGCATTCATGTTGGTGAATGGTGAAAGCTCACCAGAGCCAGCAATTTTTTGTTTGCAGCGCCACTTTCTTCCACCCAACCTtgtattttcctccctttcccccagtGCTCTGCAAGGTGGCCCTGCCTCCCAGCAGTCCTGAGATTCACATAACCGTCCAGACCTGTTTCAAGGGCTCTGTGACATTCTCCAGTGGTTCCTGTTTTCGAGatggaaggaaacagaaatacCTGCTTTAATCACTAGGCTTTGCTTTTTACCAGAAAAGCACACCTAGATTTAGCCTCCCATGTACAGTATGTGTCCACCATTTTCTGTCTGAGTTGCCCCGGTTGCTTTTCCTGGTTGTTTGAACCCAAACGCATTGAGAAAATATCTATTTATTCCCacgtgaaagaaaaggaaatgtcccTACTTTTCCTGAGGGCAAGGTGGAAGGACTCAGCTCTCTCGCCGTTGGACCTTTGCCACAGCTTTGATTTTACTGCGCTCTCCTCCGAGCGCGCAGCCTGACCAGAGTTCCCGGCATCTCCCAGAGCACGGGAGTGGGCTGGATACCACCAGCTAATGTCCCCGGGCATCCCCACTCCTGCTGGCCCATCCCTCCCGGTGCAAGATGAGCCCAGCCCTGGAAGGTCCAGAGCTCATCCCTGGCCCCATGGCAGGGGTTGACATTCGGCGAGGTCCCATGTGTTCCCCTGTAGACTGCTCGCAGTGTGGTGCTCCCCAGTTCTGTACTGCCCCATCTCTGTTGTCCAGGCTTGTACCCCTGGGAGCTGAGGACTTCTTCCGGGGGCAGAAGCTGCTATTTCTGAAGTGCCTGGTACATTTTGTCGTCTGTGGGGTTGGCACCAACCCCCAAACTGGAAGTGCCTGCTGCTCTTGGAAAACTCCTGCTGTGAAGAGAAAGGAaatcagtgtgtgtgtgtttgcatgtgtgcgtgtgtgtaagaAGCATAAATCTATGTACAGATTTTAGTTTATATGCTTGGACCCTTTCAGGGCTCTGGAAGGCTCTGGTGAAGCCATGCCCGGCTCAGGGCACGGCTCAGGTCCTCTCAAGTGCAGCTCCAGGAGAGCTGCCACCCTGGGCCGAtgcctgggctggaagggaagAAGCCGCTGCCCACAGCCTGCTGGCAATCTGACTGCACGCTTCTCCCCATCACCGGCATCTGCCTcagtgtccctggggctggtcaGATTCCTCCACGGCTTTTCATGATCTGTCTTGTATCGTTTCTTCCATCTCTTTGTTTTTCCCACAGCCTATCATGGCCTAGACAATAAACCtaacatcttgattttttttttctttttttttttttctgtgcgcTCACTCTGATAACACGAGTTGCAATAAAAAGGAATTGTTTGTCTTATCTGACTTGGGAGTGGTGTCTGAGAAGCAATGACCCGCAGAGGGGGCAGGTACCGTTCCCATGCCTGGTATCTCCCACCCTTTCATCTGCCCGGACTTCAGGGCTCAGGAGAGAGCCATCGGGTCCCACTGCAGCAGCATTGGTGGTCTCGTGGCTTGGGGAGGGCTGAGATGGGGGATGCAGCCTGtgtggacacctggagagacaaCCAGGGCATCAGGTGTGGTGGGAGTGAGATCATCACCCACTCAGTCACCCAGAGAGCAAGGCAGGGTGTAACCTGAAACTAGGTTCCAGCTGGTCGGACTGGTTTGGGTCTGAAACCAAAAGCAGACACTATTCTTCAAACAGGAGTTGCTCTAGCTGTGTCTCCAGGCTGGTGATCCGCTCAGGCACTGTAATGTAAAGTTAGCTAAATGTAAATTCGGCTGATCGTCAATGAATACGTATGGGAACCCGGAGAACCTGCCCCTGCGTCACTGACCTGGCAGCGCTGGGGCTTTGAAGGCTTTcccccctgccctctgctctgcgctgTGGGCTTTGCTCTCCCACTAccacctctctcttcctccactcCTGACATACACCAGCTCTCCTGCCCTGCCTACTTGTGTCTACGTTatcccctgtgtccccagccccaggagctggtCGCTGCTGAGCCATGCTCTGCTCAGCCGGTGGGGTCACCGGTCCCGGCAGGGTGCGGGGGACCCTGTTTGAAACCAAAGCTGCATCTCTCAAGAGTCTCCAAAGAGAGAAGGCTACGTGCATTCCAGCCTCTTTCACTTAAAGCATCTTTGTGTCTCCTGGTGGAGACGCCATGGTCACCATGGCCCTGGTGAGGTCTGCAGGTCCGTCCAGAGCCCTCCCCTTTGCTTTGCAGCTTGCAGAGCACTTTCTGTCCCAAAAGCCagcgggcagagagagggagtgaAAGGGCCAGACCCGGCTCCCGCTTGGCACCGAGCAGGCACACTCTGTGGCAAAGGGACTTGCTGCTCTGGGGCACGGGGGCCATGAGCAGTGCCACCATCTCGGTACAGCTTCGGGACCCAGGGGAGCTCAGGAGCGCAGCTGGCAGCGGGGCCAGCCCCAGGCAGtgatgctgtgccatgctgtgccgtgccgtgccgtgccattcCGCACGCCCACGCCCGCAACCGCGCACGCCAGGTGTCTGCATTCCCCGGGTTTTACCGTGTGGGGTCACTCGGGCTGCACCAGCAGGTCCCACGTGGGGCGACTAGGGAAAGGCCCTGCACCTCTGCCACCCCCGGACACCCCCGCCGGGTGGACATCCCACCCCTCCGTGCTGCAAGGCACAAGGGTGTCCACTCTCTGGGAAATCCCAGCTCTTTaaaaggggtttgtttttcagatggGAATGGGAGCCCAGATCTTGAAAccttctgcaaaattaaaatctccttccccccaaaaaaacagaacCGAAAACTGCCTCGCTATCATCTGGTTAAGAAACACATCTTTTGGTGAAAACTGAGCTTCTTTGTTTCACTAGCTGTGCCTGAAGGTGACAAATCCTTGCTCTTCCCCCAGCTGCGGCCAGAAACAAGCAGTTAGGTGAAGCTGCTGGTCATTTTGGAGCAGAGTTGCTCCTCCTGGCTTGGAGCTCCCCAGCTCCAGAGCCCATCACCCCAGCACAGCTGCTTTGTGGTGCAGGAGGGTCCTGGGGGGTCTGGAGCTGGCCCCTTGTCCTTGCAGTGGGTGCAGGCGATGTCTTCCCCGCTGAGGTCGGTGTTTTCGAGGGGGTTGTTTGCATGGTTTACACAGCCAGGCTCCGACCaagccccaggagctgctgcccacGGTGATGCTCCACCGAGGGAAACCTGCCACCTCTTCGCAAGTGTCCGGTCTGACTTCTTGGTGGCCTCCACCTCTTTAGAAGGAAGTCCATCGAGCCCCTCATCCTCTCTGGGCCAGCGAAGCCATTTACCCACCTTGCTCTGACTATGAGGAAGGAGGCCTTGCCTGAGCTTTCGGCTGAGTTCATCCCAGCGGGCTGGAGGGGACCTGGCAGGCTTTGTGCGGCTGCCGGGCTGGATGCAAGGAAGCATGAGCTCACAGCTAAATATCGGGTGTCTCCGGCTTCCCCGTGGCACCATGGCTCCGTGAGTAAACACAGCAGCCACCCCAGCATGACAAGGGATGGCTCCACAGTGGCAGGCCAGAATAGTGTCCCCCATAAAAAAGCCAAAGCGATGTGATTCAGAAGGCTTTGAGGTCAAGAAGTTCATTCGGGTTAAAAAGAGAGCTCTAAAACtgtgggggggaggagaaggaatggTGTTGTCTGCAAGCTCTGCATAATGTAAAGAGAAATCTTCAATGTTGGTTTTCCCCCTCTTACCGCAAGCATTAGGAATGACCAGACTTCCTCCTACTGAAGTGTGCTTTGAGCTCCTAAATGGAGCAGATGCAGATCTGAAGTGCTATGGCTAGACCAGAATGTAGTGAGCAAACACCGCTTGCTGAAGTAGTGCTCGTGTGGGAAATAGCTTATGAAAACTtcccaaacactttttttcccccttgaagaaatggggagagaaaTTGGAAATATCCTCCCTTGGTCATCAGGCACAGAGCCGGATGTTACTGTAGTAGCTTGTAGTCACAGAGAAATGCAGTCAGCTATAGGAACTATAGCAGATCCGATCTCTTCTGCAGCATGTAAAAGGGCATGGAGGAACCTTTCTGCAGGGAAGCTTGGCTGACCGGTGTCTTGGGGAAATGAGTGTTTCCTGGGCAAGGTGCCACCTGAGGTGTGACGGGGTTTCTGTGGCCCTTAGTCAACGGTTGCCTCTCCGAGATGTCCTCATCTCCAGCTGTGTCAGGAGTTTTGAAACTCACCGTCGGTTCCTGTAACAGCTCTAGGAGATTTCGTGGAGGCCAGACCCAACATTTAATTACCATCTTCGCTAAGTTGCCCAGAGCCAGCCTACATGAGAGAATATACAGAATGATAGCGAGCAGCTGACAGGAGCTGCAGAGGCCAGGAGCCCTGCTGGAGCCAGCCAGGCGCTCCGGCGAGAAGAGGGGAAAATTTCCACAGGTCTCGGTGCAGACAAAGTGTCTGTGTCTTTGTTCCCTGCCCTGACACACCTGGCCCACACGCCGGCTGCTTCAGGattgttaaaaaatatttgtgaccGGTCGAAGCCAAGCATTGGCTCAATTGGAATTTGAGCTGCTGAGACTCCCCCGGCCAGAAACTCTGCTTTAAATTCTTACATCCCTCTCCCGTAGACGTGGTGGGAGCCTGCTCTTCCCTGCCACCgagctctgctgcctgcctcctgcctgcacctccaCTGCCCGCTGGTTGCACCGACTGCTGCGTTTTCTTATTCATGATGGGGTTAGTGTTCAGGCAGAGCAGTTGCCCGGTGTGGTTTGCCAGCCTCCTTGAGGTGTCCCCAGGAGGGGGCAGCAATATCTTTACATCCCACCTGCTGTTGTTGCCTTGGACGCCCTACTGTCAAACCAGCAGGGATTTTGCGTGCTGCTGGAGATGGGTGATAAGATGTGAGATGCCCCACGCCCCTCTGAGCCCCataagattcatagattcatagatcggtccaggccggaagggacctccaaaggtcatctagtctgacctccaaGATGGACCTCCAAGATGCAAGgtcctgtttccttcctccctgtcTGTGGTAATGTAATGGTCCATGTTACCATAGCTGAACTCGCCCTGGTCTCTTGACCCACCTGCAAGGCAGGGAGGAGCTGGTACAACCTTCAGGAGACCAGAGAATTGACATGAGGTCTCCCAAACCTCTTGTGGGTCCTCTGTGCCCTGGGTCTGCTAGCCCTCCATTTTatatgtgttatatatatatatatggggtcACCAGTACAGCAGCAAAGACTGCAAGTGagacttttaaaaacatgtatgtGGGTGCTTCTCCCTCTTGTTTTTATCTATTTGGATCAGTTTCCCAGATTTCTTTTTGCTGAATTCTACTCCTCCCCTCAGCACACACATGATGTTTTGACAGaaacaagagatttttttttttggtatgtaatcAGAGGACTTCAGGCAGAAGAGCCTTCGTTAAAACCAAAGCAACCCAAAACAGTCCTTTTGTAGAGTGTCATCAAATTTGGAAGCTGGTAGCTGTGCCTGCCAAGCTTTGCCACGCAACCCTTTCCTCTGCCTTGGATGCAACCGCAAATCTGTATTAGAGGATGAAGGGGCA is a genomic window containing:
- the SPINT1 gene encoding kunitz-type protease inhibitor 1 yields the protein MARGSPDPWFVLWICLVLAVDFGKGQEEKPFGEKCLEDFMAGMPDLVLDIDASVQNGATFLSSPRVYRSRDCMRACCKDPTCNLALVEHVPGTEEDHIQGCFLLNCLYDQAFVCRFARKIGFLNFLRKDVYDSYLAMQSHGSSDDRPPIARTGMDMRVQPGEPVMLRGTESTDDRGIVSYEWKQILGDPSVEMKKHEEDQVEISNLQAGTYVFQLTVTDTAQQQDFTNITIVVLNSEQTEEHCLTPKKVGWCRGSFPRWFYNPSLQQCEEFIFGGCKANKNNYLREEECQLACKNVRGSVGGRQQPVCNGNCQAPFFRCKDGCCIDAYLECDETLDCADGSDEMYCEQYAREFNRLQKINVTRKQGHCVDLPDTGQCTESIPRWYYNPFSEKCDPFTYGGCGGNNNNFEKEEECMKSCSGITKADAIGRRWEMFEPQSAMLSAFEVVIAVLLGICIMVVLAIIGYFFLKNRKKNSRRRQPTTATNSTLSTTEDTEHLFYSSTTKPV